One region of Methanosphaera cuniculi genomic DNA includes:
- a CDS encoding terminase large subunit domain-containing protein: MLVNYDELQQKITDEQKGLYGLTILDNPYIPVDPYREQALTIMDDSAFKLISGSAFSGKSMLLAILAVQYLTLPDYRCVIMRNTYDQLMAPGGVMDTLKDWLLQEEDITDSRGNVVQKGLGDLTCTFNQRNKCFISPMGGRIYYDFANRPGVLNKFRGNTYQRIIVDEGTELDPEILDFLPRSLRRDYGVSIPLNYIIATNPSLSRGREYIKPNFVDDNSPNPYFRLDFKMNPHIRADEYDAMLSRMSPLQQAFMRYGDWDFVLDEGLLLTRKQFEDATINETDYNCSNCSYGVIGVDLAATGSDKTSITYMMYMNDGKIVIHDNILISDSFVEEPLIQFIEKQPLVHTVVFEKEGGSAAEYSKKHFENVLFDVQQRCHFFIEFSNVTENKFERARPLARGIRQEHVLIKRSLDNYNTLLKQFMYVTPDKTKMREFASPDMLDSCTIGFNYLNQLLGII; the protein is encoded by the coding sequence ATGTTAGTAAATTATGATGAATTACAACAAAAAATCACCGATGAACAAAAAGGACTATATGGACTAACAATATTAGATAATCCTTATATACCTGTAGATCCTTACCGCGAACAAGCACTTACAATCATGGATGACAGTGCATTTAAACTAATTAGTGGAAGTGCATTCAGTGGAAAAAGTATGCTTCTTGCAATTCTTGCCGTACAATATCTTACACTCCCAGATTATAGATGTGTAATAATGCGTAACACTTATGACCAACTAATGGCTCCAGGTGGTGTTATGGATACTCTTAAAGATTGGCTTTTGCAAGAAGAAGATATTACTGATTCTAGAGGAAATGTTGTACAAAAAGGACTTGGAGATCTTACATGTACTTTTAATCAACGTAATAAATGTTTTATAAGTCCTATGGGTGGACGTATTTATTATGACTTTGCAAATAGACCTGGTGTACTTAACAAATTTAGGGGAAATACATATCAACGAATTATTGTAGATGAAGGTACAGAACTTGATCCAGAAATTCTTGACTTTCTTCCTCGTAGTTTAAGACGTGATTATGGTGTTAGTATTCCTCTTAATTATATTATTGCTACTAACCCTAGTCTTAGCCGTGGACGTGAATATATAAAACCTAACTTTGTTGATGATAATAGTCCTAATCCATATTTTAGATTAGACTTTAAAATGAATCCACACATAAGAGCAGATGAATATGATGCAATGCTTTCACGTATGAGTCCACTCCAACAAGCATTTATGCGTTATGGAGATTGGGATTTTGTATTAGATGAAGGACTTTTACTTACACGTAAACAATTTGAAGATGCAACAATAAATGAAACAGATTATAATTGTAGTAATTGTTCTTATGGTGTGATTGGTGTTGATCTTGCTGCTACTGGTTCTGACAAAACAAGTATAACTTATATGATGTATATGAATGATGGAAAAATAGTTATTCATGATAATATTCTTATTAGTGATAGTTTTGTAGAAGAACCTCTTATTCAATTTATAGAAAAACAACCATTAGTTCATACTGTAGTATTTGAAAAAGAAGGTGGAAGTGCAGCAGAGTATAGTAAAAAACACTTTGAAAATGTTTTATTTGATGTACAACAAAGATGTCACTTTTTTATTGAATTTAGTAATGTAACTGAAAATAAATTTGAACGTGCTAGACCTTTAGCAAGAGGAATAAGACAAGAACATGTACTTATTAAACGTAGTCTTGATAATTATAATACATTACTTAAACAATTTATGTATGTTACACCAGATAAAACAAAGATGCGTGAATTTGCAAGTCCTGATATGCTTGATTCATGCACAATAGGATTTAATTATCTTAATCAGTTATTGGGGATTATATGA